TTGTTGAAGCTGAGAAGGCTGTACAAGAGCGTACAGATAAGTTGATGAGCATAAAAGGAACAAAGTCACCAGAGTCTTTCCACAAAAGGTTAGGATTGATCATGTGGAATAAGTGTGGGATGGCAAGAAATGCTCCTCATTTGAAAGAAGCAATTGCTGAAATTCAAGAGCTTAAAAAAGAGTTTTGGAGTGATTTAAGAATCCTTGGAGATGCAGATGGTTTCAACCCTGAGTTAGATAAAGCAGGACGTGTTGCTGACTTTATTGAGCTAGGCGAGTTAATGTGTGTTGACGCATTGAACAGGGAAGAGTCTTGTGGAGGTCACTTCAGAGAAGAACACCAAACTCCAGAAGGAGAAGCTAAAAGAGATGACGAGAACTACATGTATGTAGCTGCCTGGGAATATGCAGGCGAAAGCAACTGGTTACTCAACAAAGAGCCTCTAGAATACGAAAACATCAAAATTGCTCAAAGAAGTTATAAGTAAACCTGGTTTGAACTTATAAATTAGAAAATTGAACTATGGAAGGTAATATGAATATCACACTCAAAGTGTGGAGACAAAAAAATAACAATACAAAAGGTTACTTTGAAACTCACGAAGTAGGAGGTGTATCGGCCGATATGTCTTTCCTAGAAATGTTCGATGTTTTGAATGAGCAACTTATTTCTGACAACAAAGAGCCTATTGCTTTCGATCACGATTGCAGAGAGGGTATATGTGGAATGTGTTCTATGTATATCAATGGTCAACCTCATGGGCCTCTTAAAGGTGTTACAACTTGTCAGCTTCACATGAGGAGTTTTAATGACGGAGATACCATTGTAGTAGAACCTTGGAGATCAACTGCTTTCCCAATAGTTAAAGACTTAGCTGTAGACAGAAAAGCATTTGACAACATAATTGCTGCTGGTGGTTATATTTCTGTTAATACAGGAAATGCACAAGATGCAAACTCGCTTCCTATTCCTAAGGAAGATGCTGATAAAGCATTTATGGCGGCAGCTTGTATTGGTTGTGGAGCCTGTGTTGCTGCTTGTAAAAATGCTTCTGCAATGCTTTTTGTATCTGCCAAAGTTTCTCAATTGGCTCTTTTGCCACAAGGAGAGCCGGAGCGTCAAGAGCGTGCAAAACATATGGTGGCTCAAATGGATGCAGAAGGTTTTGGATCATGTACAAACACAGGTGCTTGTTATGCAGAATGTCCAAAAGAAATTTCTTTGGAAAATATCGCAAGATTAAATAGAGAATATTTAGGAGCAAGTTTAGCTTCAAGTGAGGCGTAAGCCAAGTTTATAAATATCATTAGTATATTCGCAGATCAAAGTTCAAACTTTCATGGTTTGGACTTTTCTGTTTAATGGCAATACTCAAAATGCAATACTCAAAATCTAAATTTATACTTATAGGCCTTCTATTTGTCGTAGGTGTCATACTTAGGATTTTGTATTTTGGAGATATTCCTAATGGATTGCAGCAAGACGAAGCATCCATTGCTTACGAGACTCTTTCGCTGATAAAAACTGGAGCAGATCGCTGGGGGATCTCTTGGCCGGTGTACTTTATCTCATGGGGGAGTGGTCAGAATACCTTGTATGCTTACTTATCCATGCCATTCGTATGGCTATTTGGAAATACTGATTTTGCAATTCGATTTTTGAGTTTGATTTTAGGGCTTGGTACTATTTTGTTGAGTTATAAGCTCATAATGAAAATCTATGCCAATCAGCTTTTAGCACTTTTCTGTGCTCTGTTTTTTCTTTTTGAGCCTTGGCATTTCATGCAATCGCGATGGGCATTTGAAGGTAATATCATTCCATTTTTTATCCTTTGGAGTATCTTAGCATTGTTAGTTGGTATTGAGCATTCCAAGGATTTTGATGGGTCAAAAAACTCAAAACGTAAAATTATTTTTGCTTTTGCTCCAATCGCTTTCTTGTTCTATTGTTCAGCGATCACATTGTTTATTGTTCCTTTCTTTTTTATTGGATTCGTGATTTTGTTTTGGAAGGAAATATGGGCACAAAAGAAGCTTTTTGCTTATGCTTTAGGAGTTTTAATCGTGCTTACGTTGCCTTTTTTGCTTTTCATATTGAAAAATAATATTCTTAAACATGATCTCTTTTTTGAGGCGTATTTGCCCTTTAGTATTCCGCAAATGCTAGATGATAGAGCAGTGTTGCCATCAAGTTTTGGAGATATTAAGGCAATGTTTTTAAGCAACTTGGATTTTTTGAAAAACGGTTTTGATGATGGAAGAGGCTATAATATCATTACTGGGAAAGTAAGTCATTATGTGCTCTTTATGGCAATACCAGGATTTTTGTATTTGCTTTTTGAAAAGAATAGAAAATCCAAACTAATACTGTTTTGGGCAATTGCATCTAGTATAGTTCCTTTTCTATTTATAAGTAACTTGAATAGGACTGCAACTTTGCAAACAGCGATTTCATTAATAATTCCTATTGGGATATACTTTACCATTCGTGAGTTTCACTCGTTTCGTAGGAATGTTATTCTAGGGATATTGGCTGTGATGATCGCTTTTCAGAGCCTTACTTTTTATAAATCTTATTTTTTTACCTTTCCAGCTTACTCACATGAGTTTTTTGAAGAAGGTTTTGAAGAAGCTTTAAAAGAATCACTTATACTCGAAAAAGAAGGTGAAAAAATAGCTGTGACGGGTAACTTGATTTTTAATTATGTTTATGCTGCTTATTACGCGAATTTTGATCCAGCACTTTTTCACAAATCTAACTGGAAGCTTGAACAGCACGCTCAAGTGTTTGACTTTGGGCCTTTTGTTATGTTAGGGAAATTGTATTATGATGTAGTTCCTTATCCTCAAAATGTAGAAAAGCTCTCCAAAGAAAATACCTTTTTGTCTGTTATTAGAACTGAAGATTCACCACTTGATTTTCCTCATGAAATCTTATTTTCGAATGAAAGGTGGAGGGTTATGCGATATACTCCTATCAAGGAAATAGATTAAATTTTATTCATTATTTCGCGAAACCAAAAGGTAAAGTTTTCTGGCTGAGAAAGAATTTCTTTTTTTATATCATCCGTGTTAACCCATTTGTAGGCAGCGACTTCTGCAGGGTTTACTTCGAAAGTGTCATCGAAGGTTCCGAGATAAACATGATCAATTTCATTTTCAATCAATCCATTAGCAAATTTTGCTTCGTAGGCAAACGTAAAATCGTATGTGAGAGAACAGCTAATCCCCATCTCTTCAGTTAACCTTCTTTCTGCGGCAGTTTTCATTTCTTCTCCTATGTATGGGTGCCCACAGCAAGCATTTGTCCATAAGCCAGGTGAGTGATATTTATGTAAAGCTCTCTGATGAATCAGCATTTCACCTTTATTATTGAAAATTAAAACGGAAAATGCTCTGTGACGTAGGCCTTTGAGGTGAACATCCATTTTTTCACCTGAACCAATAATTTCGTCCAATTCATTTACAAGTGGAACAATAATACGGGGATTAGGAGTTAAATTTACCATTGTGCGAAATAAACAACAAAGATTAGGATTGTGTTTGACTAAGTACTGTTATTTTTACTTTTGGTCGTTAGAATAACTAAGAAATGAAAATATATAAAACTAGTAAGGGCTTTGTAATTGCCAATGAAAACGAATTTTACTTATCAAAACATAAAAGTTGGGATGAGTTTATTAATCGTGAAAATCTAAATTTTGAATTACAAAGAGAGATTCAGAAGCTTACTTCTGATATTGATAACAGGTCATTGATTTTAGACTTTCTAGAAGCACCTATCCAGAATCAAGAGGTTTGGGCCTCTGGGGTGACTTATATGCGAAGCAAAAATGCCAGAATGGAAGAGTCGAAAGATTCAGGAGGAGGTGATTTTTACGATAGAGTCTATGATGCTGCTAGACCTGAACTTTTTTTTAAGGCAACAGCCACGAGAGTTGTTGGTCATGGAGATGATGTAAGAATAAGAAAAGATTCTAAATGGAATGTGCCGGAGCCTGAGTTAACTCTTTTTACCAATTCTAAAGGTCAAATTCAAGGGTATACTATTGGTAACGACATGAGTTCTCGAGATATAGAGGGCGAAAATCCATTGTATCTTCCTCAAGCGAAAACATATGACAAAAGTGCTGCATTAGGCCCATGTATCTTAGTTCCTGATGAACCAATAGACCCAAGCACAGAGATTACCTTAGAGATAGTGAGAGGTAGTTCTGTTGTGTTTAAGCAAAGTATCGAAATCAACCAAATGAAGCGTGGTCACAAGGAATTGGTAGATTATCTTTTTGCGGAATGTTCTTTTCCAAATGGTTGTTTTTTAATGACAGGAACGGGGATTATCCCACCAGATGAGTTTACATTAGCTGTAAATGACATTGTGAATATTTATATTGAAGGAATAGGAAAACTTACGAATACCGTAAAAACGAAATGAAAATAACTGGAAGTAATATCATCGGGTTTTCGAGCTCATCGGAAGGTACAGTAGCGATTCAGGCAGTAAACCCTGCAAATGGAGATGTACTAGGCCCATTATTTTATAAAGCAACATCCGACGAGCTAGAGTTGGCGGTAAATGTAGCAAAGAATGCCTTCGAGGTTTATCGAAAGAAATCGGGTAAAGAAAAGGCAAACTTTTTGGAACAAATAGCAGCTGAGATAGAAGCTCTGGGAGATGAACTAATAGAAAGATATACAGCAGAAACTGGTCTGCCAACGGGTCGAGCTCAAGGCGAACGAGGTAGGACTTGTGGACAATTGAGGCTTTTTGCAAGTTTATTAAAAGATGGAAGTTGGGTAAATGCAACGATTGATCCTGCTATGCCAGAAAGACAGCCTTTACCGAGAGTTGACTTGAGATCTATGGAGCGTCCGCTTGGGCCTGTGGCGGTTTTTGGTGCGAGTAATTTTCCCCTTGCTTTTTCAGTTGCTGGTGGAGATACTACTTCTGCTTTGGCTGCTGGTTGTCCAGTTGTGTTTAAAGGTCACCCTGCCCATTTGGGTACGTCGGAACTTGTAGGCTTAGCAATACAGAAAGCAGCAAGAGAAACGGGAATGCCGGATGGTGTTTTTAGTTTGCTATTTGATGATGGTATTGAGGTTGGTCAAGAGTTAGTGGTTCACCACGATATCAAGGCAGTTGGGTTTACAGGTTCTTTCAAAGGCGGTAAGTCTATCTTTGATGCGGCAATGGCTAGACCAGAACCTATTCCTGTATATGCAGAAATGGGAAGCACGAATCCAGTATTTGTTTTGCCAAAAACATTACAAGAGAAAGGCGAAGAAATTGCACAGAACTATTTAAACTCGGTAACAATGGGTGTAGGTCAGTTTTGTACAAACCCGGGAATCATGATGATTCAAAAGGACGCCAGCTTTATGGATCTGTTAAAAGAGAAGTCCAAATCAATGACTGGTGGTGTAATGCTCACTCCCAAAATTCAAGAAGCGTATCTTAAGGGTGTTGCCCATGCCGAACAATTTACTGAAGTGATAGGACGTGGAGTGAAACCTGAAGGTAACACAGCAGTTCAGCCAACTTTGCTTTTCGCAGATTACAGAACATATGTAGACAATCCTCAACTAGATGAAGAGGTTTTTGGTCCAACAAGTTTAGTTGTTGAAGGCAACAACAAAGATGAAATGCTTGAAATAGCGAGAAATCTTGGTGGTCATTTAACAGCTACGGTTCATGGCAGTGACGAAGAGCTAACTGAATATGCCGACCTACTTGAGATTTTGGAACAAAAAGTTGGAAGACTGGTGATTAATGGATTCCCTACTGGAGTAGAAGTGTCTCATGCAATGATTCATGGTGGACCTTATCCATCTACTACAGATAGTCGCAGCACGTCTGTGGGAACTCAAGCAATAACAAGATTTACTCGTCCAGTATGTTTCCAAAGTTTCCCTGATAGCCTTTTGCCAGATGAATTGAAGGATGCTAATCCTTTAGGCATTTGGAGGAAGATGGATGGTGAAATGAAGAAGTAATAGAATTGACCTAATAAATTGCATGAATCTTAATCTGAACGAAAAAGTAATAATTGTAACTGGTGGTGCTAAAGGGATAGGAGAAGGCATAGTCTCTCAGTTGGCCCTTGAAGGTGCGTTCCCTGTCATAGTTGGCCGCAGTGAAAAAGATAACCTATTGGCATTGGAAAAGCTAAATGCTGCTGGTGGTTATGGAATTCATGTAGTTGCAGAGTTATCCAAGCCAGAAGAGTGTAAAAGGGCTGTTGACGAAGTTGTTAGTCACTTTGGTAAAATAAATGGTCTTGTAAACAACGCTGGTCTTAATGACGGTGTAAGTCTTGAAAACGGTACCTACGAAGGATTTATGCAGTCAATTCATAATAACTTAACTCATTATTACCTCATGGCACAACATGCATTGCCTGAGTTGAAAAAGAGCAAAGGTAGTATTGTGAATATAACTTCCAAAACAGCAGAAACTGGTCAAGGTGGTACATCGGGTTATGCAGCTGCCAATGGAGGAAGAAATGCACTTACCAGAGAATGGGCGGTGGAATTGTTACCTTATAGCATTAGGGTTAATGCAGTTGTAGTGGCTGAGAGTTGGACACCGATGTATGAAAATTGGATTAAAACTTTACCAAACCCAGAAGAAACTTTAGAAGAAATTAAAAATAGAATTCCTCTCGAAAACAGAATGACAACTGTTGAGGAAATTGGAAATATGGTAGTTTTCTTACTATCAAAACGCTCTAGTCACACGACAGGTCAAATTATCCATGTAGATGGTGGATATGTGCACTTGGATAGAGCATTATTGAAAAAATCGTAAGGTTAATTTACTCACTAAAGTTGTTCTCAATTGATTGGGGACAACTTTAGTTTTTTTGATGGATAGCTTGTGGCTTTCATATAAGACATTCAATCAACCCCATTGTACTTTTATATTCCAATTTGCATTTCTTTCATCAAAACAGATAAGTCTTTATCGTTGACTTCTTTGATGCGATCTGCAAGTTCTAAGAATTTATCGTAGGTAAAGTCAATCGTTTCTTTATCTAGTTCAAAACCCAATTTTTGTAACCTATGCTTAAGTGCATGGCGTCCACTTCTGGCTGTAAGAACAATGTCAGACTTATGAAGTCCAACTTCTTGAGGAGTCATGATCTCATAGTTTTCACTATGTTTCAAGAATCCATCTTGGTGAATCCCTGAAGAATGTGCAAATGCATTTCTACCCACAATAGCTTTGTTTGCCTGAACTGGCATTCTCATTGTTTCGGCAACGATTCTGCTTAGTGGGTTTAACATTTCAGTTCTTATATTGGTGTAGCAGTCAAGCTCTTTGTGAACTTTAAGGGTCATAACAACTTCTTCAAGGGACGTATTCCCTGCTCTTTCTCCTATACCATTCATGGTAACCTCCACTTGCCTAGCACCAGCTTGTACACCAGCAATTGTATTTGCTGTAGCCATACCAAGGTCATTATGGTTATGCATCGAAAATATTGCTTTGTCGATGTTGGGGACGTTGTTCATCAAGTAATTTACACGATCAAACATCGTTGTAGGTAACAAGTACCCAGTTGTGTCTGGTATGTTTACAACAGTTGCTCCGGCTTTAATTACAGCCTCGCTCAGCCTTGCCAAAAACTCTAGGTCAGCTCTTCCAGCATCTTCAGCATAAAACTCTACGTCCTCTACAAACTTTTTAGCATATTTTACTGCTTGTATCGCTCTTTCTAGAATTTCGTCCCTATTACTATTGAATTTGTATTTGATATGAATATCTGAAGAGCCTATACCCGTATGGATTCTAGGTCGTTTTGCACCTTTTAGTGCTTCGGCTGCAACATCAATGTCATTTTGTACTGCTCTTGTGAGGCCGCATACGGTGGCGTTTTTAATAACTGCAGCAACCGCAACAACTGACTTAAAATCACCTGGGCTAGATACTGGAAAACCCGCTTCTATCACATCAACTCCGAGTTCGTCGAGTTTTTGAGCAATCATTACTTTTTCGTCAATGTTTAGTTGACATCCTGGTACTTGCTCTCCATCTCTTAATGTGGTATCGAATATTTGAATTTTATGACTCATCGCTCCAGCTTTGTTTATTTTCTATTACAATATTACATTATCAGAAGCTTTTTTACATTGGTCACAAGGCAAATAAGGATAATATGCCATGTAGAGATCAAGTATCTGAAATAATATTCTTTTAGTCTAAAGGAATGTTTCTATTTTTACGAGCTAGTTTAAGCCAAAGACGAACAAAAAAGTATCCATTGATGTATAAAAAAACTAAAATAGTAGCGACAGTTGGTCCTGCTTCAGAAAGCGAAGAAATGCTTTTGGCACTTGCCAAAGCAGGTGTGAATGTGTTTAGAATGAATTTTTCACACGGAGATCATCAAGAGCACAAAGTAAGAATTGATAGAGTTCGTAAGATAAATGCAGAGCACGGATTTCAGTGTGCTATTTTGCAAGATTTGCAAGGACCCAAAATCCGTGTAGGTCAAATGGAAGGCGGTAATGCTGGTGTCGAATTAGTAGAAGGTAATAAGTTTATTTTTACTAATAAAGATGTTATCGGTAATGCTGAAAGAGTGAGCACTCCATACAAAGGAATGTTCCAAGATGTGAAAGTAGGGGAGCGAATCCTTATGGACGACGGAAAACTTGAAGTAAAGGTAGTAGCTGTCGATATCGAAAATGAAGAAGTTATTACCGAAGTAGTATACGGTGGGCTTTTGAAACAAAAGAAAGGTGTCAACCTTCCAAATACTAATATTTCTCAACCTTCTGTAACGGAAAAGGATTGGAGAGATTTAGACTTTGGTCTTCAAATGGATGTGGATTGGATTGCACTTTCGTTTGTTAGAACTGCAGCAGAAATCACTAGAATAAAAGATTATATCATAAGTAAGGGTTCAAAAGCAAAGGTTGTCGCCAAACTGGAAAAGCCAGAAGCTATTGTGAATATGGATTCTATCATAGAAGCAACAGATGCTGTAATGGTGGCACGTGGAGACCTCGGTGTGGAAGTGCCAGGTGAGCAAGTGCCTTGGATGCAAAAA
This portion of the Spirosomataceae bacterium TFI 002 genome encodes:
- a CDS encoding NADP-dependent aldehyde dehydrogenase — its product is MKITGSNIIGFSSSSEGTVAIQAVNPANGDVLGPLFYKATSDELELAVNVAKNAFEVYRKKSGKEKANFLEQIAAEIEALGDELIERYTAETGLPTGRAQGERGRTCGQLRLFASLLKDGSWVNATIDPAMPERQPLPRVDLRSMERPLGPVAVFGASNFPLAFSVAGGDTTSALAAGCPVVFKGHPAHLGTSELVGLAIQKAARETGMPDGVFSLLFDDGIEVGQELVVHHDIKAVGFTGSFKGGKSIFDAAMARPEPIPVYAEMGSTNPVFVLPKTLQEKGEEIAQNYLNSVTMGVGQFCTNPGIMMIQKDASFMDLLKEKSKSMTGGVMLTPKIQEAYLKGVAHAEQFTEVIGRGVKPEGNTAVQPTLLFADYRTYVDNPQLDEEVFGPTSLVVEGNNKDEMLEIARNLGGHLTATVHGSDEELTEYADLLEILEQKVGRLVINGFPTGVEVSHAMIHGGPYPSTTDSRSTSVGTQAITRFTRPVCFQSFPDSLLPDELKDANPLGIWRKMDGEMKK
- a CDS encoding pyruvate kinase; this translates as MYKKTKIVATVGPASESEEMLLALAKAGVNVFRMNFSHGDHQEHKVRIDRVRKINAEHGFQCAILQDLQGPKIRVGQMEGGNAGVELVEGNKFIFTNKDVIGNAERVSTPYKGMFQDVKVGERILMDDGKLEVKVVAVDIENEEVITEVVYGGLLKQKKGVNLPNTNISQPSVTEKDWRDLDFGLQMDVDWIALSFVRTAAEITRIKDYIISKGSKAKVVAKLEKPEAIVNMDSIIEATDAVMVARGDLGVEVPGEQVPWMQKELVRKCNLAAKPVIVATQMLESMVDNPRATRAEIGDVANAVWDGADAVMLSGESAAGKYPILAVETMAKTVREVEVMAQENEIYYRHHTRVTKDDYESVDKDNDNVIVVGCRLARDLHVKAIIGITSSGYTAVRLSHHRPKADIYIFTANERLKTQLSLYWGVEVIDLAKVPGADGEGAVEAIKEYLIKEGKLVEGDKFVNTLSLPLMEDNRTNTVRLGMV
- a CDS encoding Dolichyl-phosphate-mannose-protein mannosyltransferase; amino-acid sequence: MQYSKSKFILIGLLFVVGVILRILYFGDIPNGLQQDEASIAYETLSLIKTGADRWGISWPVYFISWGSGQNTLYAYLSMPFVWLFGNTDFAIRFLSLILGLGTILLSYKLIMKIYANQLLALFCALFFLFEPWHFMQSRWAFEGNIIPFFILWSILALLVGIEHSKDFDGSKNSKRKIIFAFAPIAFLFYCSAITLFIVPFFFIGFVILFWKEIWAQKKLFAYALGVLIVLTLPFLLFILKNNILKHDLFFEAYLPFSIPQMLDDRAVLPSSFGDIKAMFLSNLDFLKNGFDDGRGYNIITGKVSHYVLFMAIPGFLYLLFEKNRKSKLILFWAIASSIVPFLFISNLNRTATLQTAISLIIPIGIYFTIREFHSFRRNVILGILAVMIAFQSLTFYKSYFFTFPAYSHEFFEEGFEEALKESLILEKEGEKIAVTGNLIFNYVYAAYYANFDPALFHKSNWKLEQHAQVFDFGPFVMLGKLYYDVVPYPQNVEKLSKENTFLSVIRTEDSPLDFPHEILFSNERWRVMRYTPIKEID
- a CDS encoding 2-dehydro-3-deoxy-D-arabinonate dehydratase; translation: MKIYKTSKGFVIANENEFYLSKHKSWDEFINRENLNFELQREIQKLTSDIDNRSLILDFLEAPIQNQEVWASGVTYMRSKNARMEESKDSGGGDFYDRVYDAARPELFFKATATRVVGHGDDVRIRKDSKWNVPEPELTLFTNSKGQIQGYTIGNDMSSRDIEGENPLYLPQAKTYDKSAALGPCILVPDEPIDPSTEITLEIVRGSSVVFKQSIEINQMKRGHKELVDYLFAECSFPNGCFLMTGTGIIPPDEFTLAVNDIVNIYIEGIGKLTNTVKTK
- a CDS encoding succinate dehydrogenase / fumarate reductase iron-sulfur subunit, translating into MEGNMNITLKVWRQKNNNTKGYFETHEVGGVSADMSFLEMFDVLNEQLISDNKEPIAFDHDCREGICGMCSMYINGQPHGPLKGVTTCQLHMRSFNDGDTIVVEPWRSTAFPIVKDLAVDRKAFDNIIAAGGYISVNTGNAQDANSLPIPKEDADKAFMAAACIGCGACVAACKNASAMLFVSAKVSQLALLPQGEPERQERAKHMVAQMDAEGFGSCTNTGACYAECPKEISLENIARLNREYLGASLASSEA
- a CDS encoding L-fucose dehydrogenase, with translation MNLNLNEKVIIVTGGAKGIGEGIVSQLALEGAFPVIVGRSEKDNLLALEKLNAAGGYGIHVVAELSKPEECKRAVDEVVSHFGKINGLVNNAGLNDGVSLENGTYEGFMQSIHNNLTHYYLMAQHALPELKKSKGSIVNITSKTAETGQGGTSGYAAANGGRNALTREWAVELLPYSIRVNAVVVAESWTPMYENWIKTLPNPEETLEEIKNRIPLENRMTTVEEIGNMVVFLLSKRSSHTTGQIIHVDGGYVHLDRALLKKS
- a CDS encoding 2-isopropylmalate synthase, whose product is MSHKIQIFDTTLRDGEQVPGCQLNIDEKVMIAQKLDELGVDVIEAGFPVSSPGDFKSVVAVAAVIKNATVCGLTRAVQNDIDVAAEALKGAKRPRIHTGIGSSDIHIKYKFNSNRDEILERAIQAVKYAKKFVEDVEFYAEDAGRADLEFLARLSEAVIKAGATVVNIPDTTGYLLPTTMFDRVNYLMNNVPNIDKAIFSMHNHNDLGMATANTIAGVQAGARQVEVTMNGIGERAGNTSLEEVVMTLKVHKELDCYTNIRTEMLNPLSRIVAETMRMPVQANKAIVGRNAFAHSSGIHQDGFLKHSENYEIMTPQEVGLHKSDIVLTARSGRHALKHRLQKLGFELDKETIDFTYDKFLELADRIKEVNDKDLSVLMKEMQIGI
- a CDS encoding isopentenyl-diphosphate delta-isomerase — encoded protein: MVNLTPNPRIIVPLVNELDEIIGSGEKMDVHLKGLRHRAFSVLIFNNKGEMLIHQRALHKYHSPGLWTNACCGHPYIGEEMKTAAERRLTEEMGISCSLTYDFTFAYEAKFANGLIENEIDHVYLGTFDDTFEVNPAEVAAYKWVNTDDIKKEILSQPENFTFWFREIMNKI